The following coding sequences are from one Venturia canescens isolate UGA chromosome 5, ASM1945775v1, whole genome shotgun sequence window:
- the LOC122410441 gene encoding uncharacterized protein isoform X1 — protein MPKEKNKKYLQKYVKCWETDSALQGISSKLADQPRFSKFFPEKGWLGPDPTDTCSAVCKYCRISLKAHKKDLMNHAKTEKHKKAVSLDKSAKTFEPLTSTFEPVLTEATKIAELKIAAFIAEHSSLQTVNHMIDILPQLDPSSHIISNLKLHRTKCSMLIKNVLGPCMLQELIQEIGDGPYSLIIDESTDLSTQKVLCIMLRFFSFEKREVVTTFYRLIKLIDADAKSVHSAIKLQLEQDGLKVENMVGIGVDGASVMVGKHNSVTALFKREIDDLIVMPCVCHSLHLCAEKASEMLPRPLEFLVRETHNWFSYSPKRLEKYKLLYETINGSGKPNKIQGLSGTRWLARSEAIDTILNQWEELQFLFSIAKSEDNCHMAAQLYNIMIRLPYKAFLIFLKYELKSVTQLNLLFQSDYVEPTKLLEDLFLMFKNLLQKLVVPSSLQKLTDSELINFDFQSCLMHTSAMYFGYEFHVIAQDIEPTELLDVKERCKKFLCTLAQEVQKRLPDNLSILKTMADLHPKIALSRMKPSLTGIIAKFQRTHLYGNKNETESEWNQLQNKSWPNTVNSVEFYSAVFVDYDSAGQKRFENIAKFSMALLTLPISNASVERAFSTYNVIKNKLRNKLSLEVLQSIMMVRFTLQRQSGSCVKFVPSARMLEMFNVSMYDFKNANNTQKQCDSVDVVDEIFDNYIGEI, from the exons AtgccaaaagaaaaaaacaaaaaatatctgcAAAAATATGTAAAGTGTTGGGAGACCGATTCAGCGCTTCAAG GGATTTCTTCAAAGCTTGCAGATCAACCgaggttttcaaagttttttcctgaaaaag GTTGGCTAGGGCCTGATCCAACTGATACATGTTCTGCGGTCTGCAAATATTGTCGAATATCGTTGAAAGCTCACAAAAAGGATTTGATGAACCACGcaaagacagaaaaacataaaaaagctGTATCCTTGGACAAATCAGCAAAGACATTCGAACCGTTGACTTCAACATTTGAGCCAGTTCTGACAGAAGCAACGAAGATCGCCGAATTGAAAATTGCTGCATTTATTGCAGAACATAGTTCACTGCAGACTGTGAATCACATGATCGACATTCTGCCGCAGCTGGACCCTTCGTCACATataatttcgaatttgaaactcCATCGCACTAAATGTTCGATGTTGATCAAGAACGTCCTCGGGCCTTGTATGCTCCAAGAACTTATCCAAGAAATTGGCGACGGTCCATACTCACTCATAATCGACGAGAGTACTGATCTTTCAACGCAGAAGGTGTTGTGTATCATGttgcgatttttctctttcgagaaACGAGAAGTGGTTACAACGTTTTATCGGTTAATCAAATTAATCGATGCCGATGCAAAAAGTGTGCATAGTGCCATTAAACTTCAATTAGAACAAGATGgtttaaaagttgaaaatatggTCGGCATTGGCGTTGATGGAGCGAGTGTGATGGTTGGAAAACACAACTCAGTTACAGCTTTGTTTAAGCGTGAAATAGATGACCTAATCGTTATGCCATGTGTTTGTCACTCACTTCATTTATGCGCTGAAAAAGCATCGGAAATGTTGCCTCGTCCATTAGAATTTTTGGTTCGAGAAACGCATAATTGGTTTTCTTACAGCCCCAAACGGTTAGAAAAATATAAGCTTTTGTACGAAACAATTAATGGTAGTGGAAAACCGAATAAAATTCAGGGTCTTAGCGGAACTCGTTGGCTTGCTCGATCCGAGGCTATCGATACCATCTTAAATCAGTGGGAAGAATTGCAAttcttattttcaattgcaaaatcAGAAGACAATTGTCACATGGCTGCTCAGTTATACAACATCATGATAAGGTTACCCTACAAagcttttcttatttttttaaaatacgaaCTGAAAAGTGTAACGCAATTAAATTTGCTTTTTCAAAGTGATTACGTAGAACCTACGAAATTACTTGAGGATCTTTTTTTGATGTTCAAAAACTTACTGCAAAAGCTCGTTGTACCATCGAGCTTGCAGAAATTAACTGACAGTgaattgatcaatttcgattttcaatctTGTTTAATGCATACTTCAGCAATGTATTTTGGCTACGAGTTTCACGTCATTGCTCAAGATATTGAACCAACAGAATTATTGGATGTTAAAGAAAGgtgcaaaaaatttctctgtaCTTTGGCTCAAGAGGTTCAAAAAAGATTGCCGGACAACTTATCTATCCTAAAGACGATGGCCGATCTTCATCCTAAAATCGCATTATCGCGAATGAAACCCAGTTTAACAGGTATTATTGCAAAATTCCAACGCACTCACTTATACGGCAATAAGAATGAGACAGAGTCAGAATGGAATCAATTGCAAAATAAATCGTGGCCAAATACAGTCAATTccgttgaattttattcagcCGTTTTTGTAGATTATGATTCTGCTGGTCAAAAGCGATTTGAAaacattgccaaattttcaatggCTCTACTTACACTTCCGATTTCAAATGCAAGTGTCGAACGCGCTTTTTCGACATACAacgtaattaaaaataaattacgaaaTAAGCTGTCTCTTGAAGTACTGCAAAGTATTATGATGGTACGGTTCACTTTACAAAGACAATCCGGATCTTGCGTCAAATTTGTTCCTTCTGCCCGTATGCTCGAAATGTTCAACGTTAGTATGTACGATttcaaaaatgcaaacaaTACTCAGAAACAATGTGATTCAGTCGATGTTGTCGACGAAATATTCGATAACTACATTGGCGAAATATGA
- the LOC122410441 gene encoding uncharacterized protein isoform X2: MNHAKTEKHKKAVSLDKSAKTFEPLTSTFEPVLTEATKIAELKIAAFIAEHSSLQTVNHMIDILPQLDPSSHIISNLKLHRTKCSMLIKNVLGPCMLQELIQEIGDGPYSLIIDESTDLSTQKVLCIMLRFFSFEKREVVTTFYRLIKLIDADAKSVHSAIKLQLEQDGLKVENMVGIGVDGASVMVGKHNSVTALFKREIDDLIVMPCVCHSLHLCAEKASEMLPRPLEFLVRETHNWFSYSPKRLEKYKLLYETINGSGKPNKIQGLSGTRWLARSEAIDTILNQWEELQFLFSIAKSEDNCHMAAQLYNIMIRLPYKAFLIFLKYELKSVTQLNLLFQSDYVEPTKLLEDLFLMFKNLLQKLVVPSSLQKLTDSELINFDFQSCLMHTSAMYFGYEFHVIAQDIEPTELLDVKERCKKFLCTLAQEVQKRLPDNLSILKTMADLHPKIALSRMKPSLTGIIAKFQRTHLYGNKNETESEWNQLQNKSWPNTVNSVEFYSAVFVDYDSAGQKRFENIAKFSMALLTLPISNASVERAFSTYNVIKNKLRNKLSLEVLQSIMMVRFTLQRQSGSCVKFVPSARMLEMFNVSMYDFKNANNTQKQCDSVDVVDEIFDNYIGEI; this comes from the coding sequence ATGAACCACGcaaagacagaaaaacataaaaaagctGTATCCTTGGACAAATCAGCAAAGACATTCGAACCGTTGACTTCAACATTTGAGCCAGTTCTGACAGAAGCAACGAAGATCGCCGAATTGAAAATTGCTGCATTTATTGCAGAACATAGTTCACTGCAGACTGTGAATCACATGATCGACATTCTGCCGCAGCTGGACCCTTCGTCACATataatttcgaatttgaaactcCATCGCACTAAATGTTCGATGTTGATCAAGAACGTCCTCGGGCCTTGTATGCTCCAAGAACTTATCCAAGAAATTGGCGACGGTCCATACTCACTCATAATCGACGAGAGTACTGATCTTTCAACGCAGAAGGTGTTGTGTATCATGttgcgatttttctctttcgagaaACGAGAAGTGGTTACAACGTTTTATCGGTTAATCAAATTAATCGATGCCGATGCAAAAAGTGTGCATAGTGCCATTAAACTTCAATTAGAACAAGATGgtttaaaagttgaaaatatggTCGGCATTGGCGTTGATGGAGCGAGTGTGATGGTTGGAAAACACAACTCAGTTACAGCTTTGTTTAAGCGTGAAATAGATGACCTAATCGTTATGCCATGTGTTTGTCACTCACTTCATTTATGCGCTGAAAAAGCATCGGAAATGTTGCCTCGTCCATTAGAATTTTTGGTTCGAGAAACGCATAATTGGTTTTCTTACAGCCCCAAACGGTTAGAAAAATATAAGCTTTTGTACGAAACAATTAATGGTAGTGGAAAACCGAATAAAATTCAGGGTCTTAGCGGAACTCGTTGGCTTGCTCGATCCGAGGCTATCGATACCATCTTAAATCAGTGGGAAGAATTGCAAttcttattttcaattgcaaaatcAGAAGACAATTGTCACATGGCTGCTCAGTTATACAACATCATGATAAGGTTACCCTACAAagcttttcttatttttttaaaatacgaaCTGAAAAGTGTAACGCAATTAAATTTGCTTTTTCAAAGTGATTACGTAGAACCTACGAAATTACTTGAGGATCTTTTTTTGATGTTCAAAAACTTACTGCAAAAGCTCGTTGTACCATCGAGCTTGCAGAAATTAACTGACAGTgaattgatcaatttcgattttcaatctTGTTTAATGCATACTTCAGCAATGTATTTTGGCTACGAGTTTCACGTCATTGCTCAAGATATTGAACCAACAGAATTATTGGATGTTAAAGAAAGgtgcaaaaaatttctctgtaCTTTGGCTCAAGAGGTTCAAAAAAGATTGCCGGACAACTTATCTATCCTAAAGACGATGGCCGATCTTCATCCTAAAATCGCATTATCGCGAATGAAACCCAGTTTAACAGGTATTATTGCAAAATTCCAACGCACTCACTTATACGGCAATAAGAATGAGACAGAGTCAGAATGGAATCAATTGCAAAATAAATCGTGGCCAAATACAGTCAATTccgttgaattttattcagcCGTTTTTGTAGATTATGATTCTGCTGGTCAAAAGCGATTTGAAaacattgccaaattttcaatggCTCTACTTACACTTCCGATTTCAAATGCAAGTGTCGAACGCGCTTTTTCGACATACAacgtaattaaaaataaattacgaaaTAAGCTGTCTCTTGAAGTACTGCAAAGTATTATGATGGTACGGTTCACTTTACAAAGACAATCCGGATCTTGCGTCAAATTTGTTCCTTCTGCCCGTATGCTCGAAATGTTCAACGTTAGTATGTACGATttcaaaaatgcaaacaaTACTCAGAAACAATGTGATTCAGTCGATGTTGTCGACGAAATATTCGATAACTACATTGGCGAAATATGA
- the LOC122410441 gene encoding uncharacterized protein isoform X3, whose product MHTASATIKGTPAFLEEYVYTTHAHFQSSMFTRTERIPKQILAVLTVTVNIGTRPESLDSARSRTFSDCKHAKRKKQKISAKICKVLGDRFSASSLQINRGFQSFFLKKVG is encoded by the exons ATGCATACTGCCAGCGCCACCATAAAGGGGACTCCGGCGTTTTTGGAGGAATACGTATACACGACACACGCTCACTTTCAAAGTAGTATGTTTACGCGCACGGAGCGAATACCAAAGCAAATACTCGCAGTACTCACAGTCACAGTCAATATCGGAACACGgcccgagtctcttgattctgCTCGCTCGCGTACCTTCTCGGATTGCAAA CAtgccaaaagaaaaaaacaaaaaatatctgcAAAAATATGTAAAGTGTTGGGAGACCGATTCAGCGCTTCAAG CTTGCAGATCAACCgaggttttcaaagttttttcctgaaaaag GTTGGCTAG
- the LOC122410444 gene encoding activating signal cointegrator 1 complex subunit 1, whose amino-acid sequence MDVMEPKLVWVEGRCYRFFESDAWSAKDLASAPYVEDSNPQEFCDLNEDTCPVDIEITPIEGGRYKHSFYVPNVFFRFLIGPNGANRKKLESETKTTIKIPRLGKDGDVVITSSSRTAVLSARHRIDLLVESSRKKLRPTHFLGIPMIDKTIASNYENFKNIVLNDTGKTARGVQEGVFQKPEKMHLTLGMLVLVDDQEVQKAVQALEDCKEQIIKPILEKIKNPIKIKAQGLECMNDDPSDVTVVYGKICSDNDLLQELADKVVNFFVEKDLMKQEKDKVKLHLTVMNSAFLLDHEATHYQRKEKFDATNILKVHTNYYFGELPLNTIQLCKRGEKAKDGYYIVTSKIDLTNKEEQSN is encoded by the exons ATGGATGTCATGGAGCCTAAATTAGTCTGGGTCGAAGGAAGATGTTATAGATTTTTTGAAAGTGATGCCTGGTCAGCAAAAGATCTTGCTTCAGCACCGTACGTAGAAGATTCGAATCCTCAAGAATTTTGCGATCTCAACGAAGATACTTGTCCCGTGGATATCGAAATAACACCCATAGAAGGTGGCAGATACAAACATTCCTTTTACGTTCCCAA TGTTTTCTTCAGATTTTTAATAGGACCTAATGGAGCTAATAGAAAGAAACTCGAAAGTGAAACTAAAACTACCATAAAAATCCCAAGATTGGGTAAAGATGGTGATGTAG TGATAACAAGCTCGAGCCGTACTGCCGTTCTATCGGCCAGGCATAGGATAGATTTGTTGGTCGAGAGTTCCAGGAAAAAACTCAGACCGACGCATTTTCTTGGCATACCCATGATCGACAAAACAATAGCGTCTAATtatgagaatttcaaaaatattgtacTCAATGACACAGGGAAAACAGCTCGTGGTGTTCAGGAAGGAGTATTTCAGAAACctgaaaaaatgcatttaaCGTTAGGAATGCTAGTTTTGGTGGATGATCAAGAAGTTCAGAAAGCGGTTCAAGCTCTTGAGGATTGCAAGGAACAGATAATAAA ACCAAttctcgagaaaataaaaaatccaatTAAAATCAAAGCACAAGGATTGGAATGTATGAACGATGATCCCTCAGATGTTACTGTGGTTTATGGTAAAATCTGCAGTGACAATGACTTGTTGCAAGAATTGGCAGACAAAGTTGTCAATTTCTTTGTGGAGAAAG ATTTAATGAAGCAAGAGAAAGACAAAGTGAAATTACATTTGACAGTGATGAATTCAGCGTTTTTGTTGGACCACGAAGCAACGCATTAtcaaagaaaggaaaaatttgACGCAACCAACATACtcaag GTTCAcacgaattattattttggtgAATTGCCATTGAACACAATCCAACTGTGTAAACGAGGTGAAAAAGCTAAAGACGGTTATTATATTGTGACATCGAAAATCGACTTAACAAATAAAGAAGAGCAGTCAAATTGA